One uncultured Gellertiella sp. genomic window carries:
- a CDS encoding DUF2852 domain-containing protein, which produces MNQSAFIRPDWTPATIALMVLGFVVFWPLGLAMLAYILFGERLRDFKREANRRMGASPFGRRGEWGRGSCRARPYATGNSAFDDWRTAELDRLEAERRKLDELRAEFDRHLNELRRARDREEFDRFMRDHANRAAPEAPRGPSGTPDVQS; this is translated from the coding sequence ATGAACCAGTCTGCCTTTATTCGTCCGGATTGGACCCCGGCAACCATCGCCCTCATGGTGCTGGGCTTCGTGGTCTTCTGGCCGTTGGGATTGGCCATGCTGGCCTATATCCTGTTTGGTGAACGTCTGCGCGATTTCAAGCGTGAAGCAAACCGCCGCATGGGCGCAAGTCCGTTCGGCCGCCGTGGAGAGTGGGGCAGGGGTTCCTGCCGCGCCCGGCCATATGCCACCGGCAACAGCGCCTTCGATGACTGGCGCACTGCAGAACTCGACCGCCTCGAGGCGGAACGCCGCAAGCTTGATGAGTTGCGCGCCGAGTTCGACCGTCACCTGAACGAGCTGCGCCGGGCGCGGGACCGCGAGGAATTCGACCGCTTCATGCGCGACCACGCCAACCGTGCCGCACCCGAAGCGCCGCGTGGCCCTTCCGGCACGCCGGACGTCCAGTCCTGA
- a CDS encoding M48 family metallopeptidase: MFSLLAKKKPARRKAPRPDRKEERILPVHGRPIPLHIRQTERATRITLRIEPGGRALKMTIPHGLPEREVSAFLTRHHGWLEKKLFDFPDDARLSPGETVLVRGIPHRIEHSGKLRGLTETRLVDGEAVIRISGLEDHTGRRISDHLKKLARAELEQLVAVHTARIGKRHSALTLKDTRSRWGSCSSAGNLNFSWRIAMAPPEVINYLAAHEVAHLKEMNHGPKFWALCKMLCPDMEEAKAWLKRHGSTLHAIDFS, translated from the coding sequence ATGTTTTCCCTGCTTGCGAAAAAGAAACCGGCCCGTCGCAAGGCCCCGCGCCCCGACCGGAAGGAAGAGCGGATCCTGCCGGTGCATGGGCGTCCGATCCCCTTGCATATCCGTCAGACCGAACGGGCAACGCGGATTACATTGCGCATTGAGCCGGGTGGCCGGGCGCTGAAAATGACCATTCCCCATGGGTTGCCGGAGCGCGAAGTCTCCGCCTTCCTGACCCGCCATCACGGCTGGCTGGAAAAGAAGCTGTTCGATTTTCCCGACGATGCCCGTCTTTCCCCCGGCGAGACCGTCCTCGTCCGCGGCATCCCGCACCGGATCGAGCACAGCGGCAAGCTGCGCGGCCTGACGGAAACCCGGCTGGTGGATGGCGAGGCCGTGATCCGGATCAGCGGACTTGAAGACCACACCGGCCGGCGGATTTCAGACCATCTGAAAAAGCTCGCCCGCGCCGAACTGGAGCAACTGGTGGCAGTCCACACCGCAAGGATCGGCAAGCGCCACAGTGCGCTGACCCTGAAGGACACGCGGAGCCGCTGGGGGTCCTGTTCGTCTGCCGGAAACCTCAATTTTTCCTGGCGGATCGCCATGGCGCCGCCCGAAGTGATCAACTATCTCGCCGCCCATGAGGTAGCCCATCTCAAGGAAATGAACCACGGGCCGAAATTCTGGGCCCTGTGCAAGATGCTCTGCCCCGACATGGAGGAGGCGAAAGCCTGGCTGAAACGGCATGGCAGCACCCTTCACGCCATCGATTTCAGCTGA
- a CDS encoding phosphoribosylanthranilate isomerase: MKPDIKICGLKTPEAIERAVRRGATHIGFIFFEKSPRNIEPDIAGKLADAVRGQVKIVAVTVDADNDELDEIIALLKPDILQLHGHESPDRVLTIKALYGLPVIKALSVRDADDLQRVEPYIGIVDRFLFDAKPPKGSDLPGGNGVSFDWALMRALDEDLNYMLSGGLNKDNVADALAITKAPGLDVSSGVESAPGIKDLGRIDEFFDAVNAFSRRA; the protein is encoded by the coding sequence ATGAAACCGGACATCAAGATTTGTGGATTGAAGACGCCCGAGGCCATCGAGCGCGCCGTTCGGCGCGGCGCGACCCATATCGGCTTCATCTTCTTTGAAAAAAGCCCGCGCAATATCGAACCGGATATCGCCGGAAAGCTCGCCGACGCCGTGCGCGGTCAGGTGAAGATCGTCGCCGTCACCGTCGACGCCGACAATGACGAACTGGACGAGATCATCGCCCTGCTGAAGCCGGATATCCTGCAATTGCATGGCCATGAAAGCCCCGACCGGGTGCTCACCATCAAGGCGCTCTACGGTTTGCCGGTGATAAAGGCGCTTTCTGTCCGCGATGCCGATGATTTGCAGCGAGTGGAACCCTATATCGGAATCGTTGACCGGTTCCTCTTCGATGCCAAGCCGCCGAAAGGATCGGATCTGCCGGGCGGAAACGGCGTCTCGTTTGACTGGGCGCTGATGCGCGCCCTTGACGAAGACCTGAATTACATGCTTTCCGGTGGATTGAACAAGGATAATGTCGCAGACGCGCTGGCCATCACCAAAGCCCCCGGTCTTGATGTGTCCTCCGGCGTGGAAAGTGCGCCAGGGATCAAGGATCTCGGGCGGATCGATGAATTTTTCGATGCGGTGAATGCCTTCAGCCGCCGGGCCTGA
- the trpB gene encoding tryptophan synthase subunit beta: MNETLKPNSFRTGPDENGRFGIFGGRFVAETLMPLILDLEREWNKARTDPEFQAELQHLNTHYTGRPSPLYFAERLTAELGGAKIYFKRDELNHTGSHKINNCLGQILLARRMGKTRIIAETGAGQHGVASATVAARFGLPCVVYMGATDVERQAPNVFRMKLLGAEVRPVTSGHGTLKDAMNEALRDWVTNVDDTYYIIGTAAGPHPYPELVREFQSVIGKETREQIMKAEGRLPDMVIAAVGGGSNAIGLFHPFLDDESVKIVGVEAGGRGLQGEEHCASLTAGTPGVLHGNRTYLLQTADGQIKEGHSISAGLDYPGIGPEHSWLHQIGRAEYVPIMDDEALAAFQTLTRLEGIIPALEPAHALAEVIKRAPKMRKDQIIVMNLCGRGDKDIFTVGKLLGMGL, encoded by the coding sequence GTGAACGAGACTTTGAAACCCAATTCCTTCCGCACCGGCCCCGATGAGAACGGCCGGTTCGGCATTTTCGGTGGCCGTTTCGTCGCCGAAACCCTGATGCCGCTGATCCTCGATCTCGAGCGCGAATGGAACAAGGCCAGGACCGATCCGGAGTTTCAGGCGGAACTCCAGCATCTCAATACCCATTATACCGGCCGTCCGAGCCCGCTCTATTTTGCCGAGCGGCTGACTGCCGAACTGGGCGGGGCGAAGATCTATTTCAAGCGTGACGAGCTCAACCATACCGGTTCGCACAAGATCAACAATTGCCTTGGCCAGATCCTGCTCGCCCGCCGGATGGGCAAGACCCGGATCATTGCCGAAACCGGGGCCGGCCAGCATGGCGTCGCCTCGGCCACGGTTGCCGCCCGCTTCGGCCTGCCCTGCGTCGTCTATATGGGGGCAACCGACGTCGAACGTCAGGCGCCGAATGTCTTCCGCATGAAGCTGCTTGGCGCGGAAGTCCGCCCCGTCACCTCGGGCCATGGCACGCTGAAGGATGCGATGAACGAGGCGCTGCGCGATTGGGTCACCAATGTCGACGACACCTATTACATCATCGGCACGGCAGCAGGTCCGCATCCCTATCCGGAACTGGTGCGCGAATTCCAGTCGGTGATCGGCAAGGAAACCCGCGAGCAGATCATGAAGGCCGAAGGCCGCCTGCCGGACATGGTGATTGCCGCCGTCGGTGGCGGGTCGAATGCCATCGGCCTCTTCCATCCCTTTCTCGATGACGAATCGGTCAAGATCGTCGGCGTCGAGGCCGGTGGCCGTGGCCTGCAGGGCGAGGAACATTGTGCCTCGCTGACGGCGGGAACGCCCGGCGTGCTGCATGGCAACCGCACCTACCTGTTGCAGACGGCGGATGGCCAGATCAAGGAAGGTCATTCGATCTCCGCCGGTCTCGATTATCCCGGCATCGGGCCCGAACATTCCTGGCTGCACCAGATCGGCAGGGCCGAATATGTGCCGATCATGGATGACGAGGCGCTTGCCGCCTTCCAGACGCTCACCCGGCTTGAAGGCATCATCCCGGCGCTCGAGCCCGCCCATGCCCTGGCCGAAGTCATCAAGCGCGCGCCAAAAATGCGCAAGGACCAGATTATCGTGATGAATCTCTGTGGCCGTGGCGACAAGGACATCTTTACCGTCGGCAAGCTGCTCGGAATGGGGCTCTAA
- the trpA gene encoding tryptophan synthase subunit alpha: MTARMDKRFEALKQEGRPALVTYFMGGDPDYQTSLDIMKALPAAGADVIELGMPFSDPMADGPAIQAAGLRALNHGQTLIKTLALAKAFRATDADTPIVMMGYYNPIYIHGVDRFVADALDAGVDGLIVVDLPPEMDDELCLPAVKAGLNFIRLATPTTDDRRLPTVLRNTSGFVYYISMNGITGSALPDPSLVSGAVRRIKGHTSLPVCVGFGVKTAEHARLIGASADGVVVGTAIVNRVASSLSPDGKATADTVGAVTSLVRELAAGVRASRAVAAE, from the coding sequence ATGACAGCACGCATGGACAAGCGCTTCGAGGCGCTGAAGCAGGAAGGCCGCCCGGCTCTCGTCACCTATTTCATGGGCGGCGATCCCGATTACCAGACCTCTCTCGACATCATGAAGGCACTGCCCGCCGCAGGGGCAGATGTCATCGAACTCGGCATGCCCTTTTCCGATCCGATGGCCGATGGTCCGGCAATCCAGGCTGCAGGCCTCAGGGCGCTGAACCATGGCCAGACGCTCATCAAGACGCTGGCGCTCGCCAAGGCCTTCCGCGCCACCGATGCCGATACGCCGATCGTGATGATGGGCTATTACAATCCGATCTATATCCATGGCGTCGACCGCTTCGTCGCCGATGCGCTGGATGCGGGCGTCGACGGTCTGATCGTCGTCGACCTGCCGCCGGAAATGGATGACGAACTTTGCCTGCCTGCGGTCAAGGCCGGGCTGAATTTCATCCGGCTTGCCACCCCCACCACCGATGACAGGCGGCTGCCGACGGTGCTGCGCAACACCTCGGGCTTTGTCTATTATATCTCGATGAACGGCATTACCGGCTCGGCGCTGCCCGATCCGTCGCTGGTTTCTGGGGCAGTCCGGCGCATCAAGGGTCATACGTCCCTGCCGGTCTGCGTCGGCTTCGGCGTCAAGACTGCCGAACATGCCCGGCTGATCGGTGCGTCCGCGGATGGGGTCGTGGTCGGCACCGCCATCGTCAACCGGGTCGCCTCAAGCCTCTCGCCGGATGGCAAGGCGACGGCTGATACGGTCGGAGCCGTCACCAGCCTTGTGCGCGAGCTTGCCGCCGGCGTGCGGGCCTCCCGCGCCGTTGCCGCCGAATGA
- the accD gene encoding acetyl-CoA carboxylase, carboxyltransferase subunit beta has protein sequence MNWITNYVRPRINSMLGRRDVPENLWIKCPETGEMVFHKDLEENKWVIPASGYHMKMPAKARLKDLFDGGIFESLVQPKVAQDPLKFRDSKKYADRLKDSRLKTEQEDTILAALGKVEGLKLVAVVHEFNFMGGSLGIAAGEAIVKAFERAIAEKCPLVMFPASGGARMQEGILSLMQLPRTTVAVNMLKEAGLPYIVVLTNPTTGGVTASYAMLGDLHLAEPGAEICFAGKRVIEQTIREKLPEGFQTSEYLLEHGMIDMVVRRHDIPETLARTLKILMKKPANQTANGVVPTAVAV, from the coding sequence TTGAACTGGATCACCAATTACGTTCGCCCGCGGATCAATTCCATGCTGGGCCGTCGCGATGTCCCGGAAAATCTCTGGATCAAGTGCCCCGAAACCGGCGAAATGGTCTTCCACAAGGATCTCGAAGAGAACAAGTGGGTGATTCCGGCCTCGGGCTACCACATGAAGATGCCCGCCAAGGCGCGGCTCAAGGATCTGTTCGATGGCGGTATCTTCGAATCGCTTGTCCAGCCGAAGGTGGCCCAGGATCCGCTGAAGTTCCGCGATTCGAAGAAATATGCCGACCGGCTGAAGGACAGCCGTCTGAAGACGGAGCAGGAAGACACGATTCTGGCAGCTCTCGGCAAGGTCGAGGGCCTGAAGCTGGTTGCCGTCGTGCATGAATTCAATTTCATGGGAGGCTCGCTCGGCATTGCCGCAGGCGAAGCCATCGTCAAGGCCTTCGAGCGGGCGATAGCGGAAAAATGCCCGCTGGTGATGTTCCCGGCTTCCGGCGGCGCCCGCATGCAGGAAGGCATCCTGTCGCTGATGCAGCTGCCGCGCACCACGGTTGCCGTCAACATGCTGAAGGAAGCGGGCCTGCCCTATATCGTGGTACTGACCAACCCGACCACTGGCGGCGTCACCGCCTCCTATGCGATGCTCGGCGACCTGCATCTGGCCGAACCCGGTGCCGAAATCTGCTTTGCCGGCAAGCGGGTGATCGAGCAGACCATTCGCGAAAAGCTGCCGGAAGGCTTCCAGACCTCGGAATATCTCTTGGAACATGGCATGATCGACATGGTCGTGCGCCGCCACGACATTCCGGAAACCCTGGCGCGGACCTTGAAGATCCTGATGAAAAAACCGGCAAACCAGACAGCCAATGGCGTGGTGCCGACAGCGGTCGCCGTCTGA
- a CDS encoding folylpolyglutamate synthase/dihydrofolate synthase family protein, whose protein sequence is MTVPALGEAAKIIDALMALHPKGFDLSLDRITRLLERLGNPHLKLPPVIHVAGTNGKGSVVAFSRALLEAAGLSVHVHISPHLVNWNERYRIGVRGGPGQLVEDAMFADALRRVADANGGEKITVFEILTAVTFVLFSEQPADVVILEVGLGGRFDATNVVPKPAVSVIMPISLDHQAYLGDRVELIAAEKAGIMKRGSPVVIGHQEFDAAREVLIATAERLGCPHSVFAQDFSAHEEMGRLIYQDETGLSDLPLPRLPGRHQYGNAAAAIRACRAAGFEITEAVMEKAMLSVEWAGRLQRLHDGALVARAPQGAEIWLDGGHNPGAGEVIAEAMAGFEERQSRPLFLIIGMINTKEPVGYFAAFKDIARKVFTVPIRNSDAAIDPLALAVSAAEAGLTASAVSSVGQAFEAIRELQKPGEPAPRILIGGSLYLAGDVLSDNGTPPR, encoded by the coding sequence ATGACCGTACCTGCGCTCGGCGAAGCCGCCAAGATCATCGATGCCCTGATGGCGCTCCATCCGAAGGGGTTCGACCTGTCGCTCGACCGGATTACCCGGCTTCTGGAACGGTTGGGCAATCCGCATCTGAAACTGCCGCCGGTCATTCATGTCGCGGGCACTAATGGCAAGGGGTCGGTGGTGGCCTTTTCCCGGGCTCTGCTGGAAGCGGCGGGCCTCTCGGTCCATGTCCATATCTCGCCCCATCTGGTCAACTGGAACGAGCGCTACCGGATTGGCGTCAGGGGCGGGCCGGGGCAACTGGTCGAAGACGCCATGTTTGCCGATGCGCTGCGGCGCGTGGCGGATGCCAATGGCGGCGAGAAGATCACCGTCTTTGAAATCCTGACCGCCGTGACCTTCGTGCTGTTTTCCGAGCAGCCTGCCGATGTGGTGATTCTCGAAGTCGGCCTTGGCGGTCGCTTCGATGCCACCAATGTCGTCCCGAAGCCTGCCGTTTCGGTGATCATGCCGATTTCCCTCGATCATCAGGCCTATCTCGGCGACCGGGTCGAACTGATCGCGGCGGAAAAGGCGGGGATCATGAAGCGCGGCTCCCCCGTCGTCATCGGCCATCAGGAATTCGATGCGGCGCGGGAGGTGCTGATTGCCACCGCCGAACGGCTTGGCTGCCCGCATTCGGTCTTCGCCCAGGATTTCAGCGCCCATGAGGAAATGGGCCGTCTGATCTATCAGGACGAGACCGGCCTTTCCGATCTGCCGCTTCCAAGGCTTCCCGGCCGCCACCAATATGGCAATGCCGCTGCCGCCATCCGCGCCTGCCGGGCGGCGGGTTTCGAGATCACCGAAGCGGTGATGGAAAAGGCGATGTTGTCAGTCGAATGGGCGGGCCGCCTGCAGCGGCTGCACGACGGGGCGCTGGTGGCGAGAGCCCCTCAAGGGGCCGAAATCTGGCTAGATGGCGGCCACAATCCGGGTGCCGGCGAGGTGATTGCCGAAGCGATGGCAGGCTTCGAGGAGCGCCAGTCGCGTCCGCTGTTCCTGATCATCGGCATGATCAACACCAAGGAACCGGTCGGCTATTTCGCGGCCTTCAAGGATATCGCCCGCAAGGTCTTCACGGTGCCGATCCGCAATTCCGATGCGGCCATCGATCCGCTGGCGCTTGCCGTCTCGGCTGCCGAGGCAGGGCTCACGGCCTCCGCCGTATCGAGTGTCGGTCAGGCATTCGAGGCGATCCGCGAGCTTCAGAAGCCGGGCGAACCCGCTCCCCGCATCCTGATCGGCGGTTCGCTGTATCTGGCCGGCGATGTTCTTTCCGACAACGGCACGCCACCAAGGTGA
- the trxA gene encoding thioredoxin — MATVKVDNANFQAEVLNSAEPVVVDFWAEWCGPCKMIGPSLEELSTEFAGKVKIAKINVDENPELAAKFGVRSIPMLAMFKGGEVADIKVGASPKNALSAWIASAA; from the coding sequence ATGGCAACCGTAAAAGTCGACAACGCCAATTTCCAGGCCGAAGTCCTGAATTCCGCCGAGCCTGTTGTCGTGGATTTCTGGGCTGAATGGTGCGGCCCGTGCAAGATGATCGGCCCGAGCCTTGAAGAACTCTCGACCGAATTTGCCGGCAAGGTGAAGATCGCCAAGATCAACGTCGATGAAAATCCGGAACTTGCCGCCAAGTTCGGCGTCCGCTCGATCCCGATGCTTGCGATGTTCAAGGGCGGCGAAGTCGCCGACATCAAGGTGGGTGCCTCGCCGAAGAATGCGCTGAGCGCCTGGATCGCCAGCGCCGCATGA
- the addA gene encoding double-strand break repair helicase AddA, whose amino-acid sequence MSDGVSLPALDTPEKWIGWTTVQQALASDPARSAWVSANAGSGKTHVLTQRVMRLLLSGARPSAILCLTYTKAAASEMSNRVFQRLAEWATISDADLGQRLAAIEGREPDSLRLAEARRLFARALETPGGLKIQTIHAFCEALLHQFPLEANVAGHFSVLDDRSAAALLADARRSLLTATATEEDPDLAEAFANVLTLADDTGLEALLESIVQNRNALRRFLKEAARSGGPEPVLRRALGLGAAETMDSLLAGTWPLPGLQGEMLDVYLDTAERLGGSTASAVAAQLRNASLETDVAKRFEQLKTAFLTQKEEPKADKGLFTRKMAEAAPGLDQAVALARSHVFERVDRLKIVSMLEATLSALVLADRLESDYEDLKRQRCYLDFEDLIVRTADLLTRSEAGPWVHYKLDQGIDHILVDEAQDTSPEQWRIISALSDDFFSGQSSRPQLRTLFAVGDEKQSIYSFQGARPERFSEERDAVQRRIRGNNLFSTVSLPLSFRSTDDVLSAVDQVFSLPDNARGLSARQEAVQHQSSRIGQPGSVDFWEMIAAEPSAREEDWTAPFDATPERAPAAILARRIAYAIQEMVKTGSIAEKDKRRPVEPGDILVLVRKRDAFVNALNRALKTLGRIPVAGADRLRLTSHIAVQDLMALGRFLVLPEDDLSLAAVLKSPLFDLNEEDVFTLAAGRNEGETVWHHLERLAPAEPRFDAVRSRLNLFKSLTRQDSVHDFYARVLGCHGGRRQYLARLGSEVSDILDEFLSFALEHEQAGLPGLQAFLATLETESPEVKREQDKGRGEVRIMTVHAAKGLEAPVVFLVDGGGKAFDTRHLPKFRLLELPGEPAKIPVWVPGKSAENSLTAADGARLKNAGEEEYRRLLYVGMTRAADHLVICGYRGKNEVPDCWHALVRTALSANGDRTEEETFSGPEGEWSGLSWRKSGEQQAMAPESRPAAPVETMPMPAALSRPLPRENALPRPLSPSEAGVIIDEDEGDTLLVSPLFGEKSRGNRAAERGRLTHRMLQILPELPAADRREAAARYLERAARFWKREERQDLLAAVNRLLEVPALDILLGPGSRAEVAIMGTLRLGHRDYAISGRIDRLAVTEDRVLVADFKTNRQPPATAGEIPLSHRAQLAIYRDLLQPLYPGKTIDCLLVYTETSALLRLDDALLARSLAEITPK is encoded by the coding sequence ATGAGTGACGGTGTCAGCCTGCCCGCTCTCGACACGCCGGAAAAATGGATCGGCTGGACAACGGTGCAGCAGGCGCTGGCCTCCGATCCCGCCCGCTCCGCCTGGGTGTCGGCCAATGCCGGTTCCGGCAAGACCCATGTGCTGACCCAGCGGGTGATGCGGCTTCTTTTGTCAGGAGCCCGGCCCTCCGCCATTCTCTGCCTGACCTATACCAAGGCCGCGGCGTCGGAAATGTCAAACCGTGTGTTCCAGCGGCTCGCCGAATGGGCAACGATCAGCGATGCGGATCTCGGCCAGCGCCTTGCCGCCATCGAGGGTCGTGAGCCGGATTCGCTGCGGCTTGCCGAGGCGCGGCGGCTGTTTGCCCGGGCGCTGGAAACGCCGGGAGGCCTGAAGATCCAGACCATCCACGCCTTCTGCGAGGCGCTGCTGCACCAGTTTCCGCTGGAGGCCAATGTCGCCGGGCATTTCTCGGTGCTCGATGACCGCTCGGCGGCAGCCCTGCTTGCCGATGCGCGGCGCAGCCTGCTGACGGCAACGGCCACGGAAGAGGATCCTGATCTCGCCGAAGCCTTTGCCAATGTGCTGACCCTTGCCGACGATACGGGCCTTGAGGCGCTGCTGGAAAGCATCGTGCAGAACCGCAATGCGCTGCGCCGCTTTCTGAAGGAGGCTGCCCGCTCCGGCGGGCCGGAACCGGTGCTGCGCCGCGCCCTTGGTCTTGGTGCGGCGGAAACCATGGACAGCCTGCTCGCCGGCACCTGGCCGCTACCCGGTCTCCAGGGTGAAATGCTCGATGTCTATCTCGACACGGCGGAACGGCTTGGCGGTTCCACCGCAAGCGCTGTCGCGGCCCAGCTGCGAAACGCATCGCTGGAGACGGATGTCGCCAAACGGTTCGAACAACTGAAGACGGCGTTTCTGACGCAGAAGGAAGAACCCAAGGCCGACAAGGGCCTGTTCACCAGGAAGATGGCCGAAGCCGCGCCGGGCCTCGATCAGGCGGTTGCCCTTGCCCGCAGCCATGTCTTCGAGCGGGTGGACCGGCTGAAGATCGTGTCGATGCTGGAGGCGACGCTTTCGGCGCTGGTTCTGGCCGACCGGCTGGAGAGCGATTACGAGGATCTGAAGCGGCAGCGCTGCTATCTCGATTTCGAGGACCTGATCGTCAGGACCGCCGATCTCCTGACCCGCTCGGAAGCCGGGCCCTGGGTCCATTACAAGCTCGATCAGGGTATCGACCACATTCTGGTCGACGAGGCGCAGGATACCAGCCCGGAGCAATGGCGGATCATCTCGGCACTGTCCGATGACTTTTTCTCCGGCCAGTCCTCGCGCCCTCAGCTGCGCACGCTGTTTGCTGTCGGCGACGAGAAACAGTCGATCTATTCCTTCCAGGGTGCCCGTCCCGAGCGATTTTCCGAGGAGCGGGATGCGGTGCAGCGGCGTATCCGGGGAAACAACCTGTTTTCGACCGTCAGCCTGCCCCTGTCTTTCCGCTCGACGGATGATGTGCTGTCGGCGGTCGATCAGGTGTTTTCGCTGCCGGACAATGCCCGCGGCCTCAGCGCCCGGCAGGAAGCGGTGCAGCACCAGTCCTCGCGCATCGGCCAACCCGGCTCGGTCGATTTCTGGGAGATGATCGCCGCCGAGCCCTCCGCCCGCGAAGAGGACTGGACCGCCCCCTTCGACGCCACCCCGGAACGGGCACCCGCTGCCATCCTCGCCCGCCGCATCGCTTATGCCATCCAGGAGATGGTCAAGACCGGCAGCATTGCGGAAAAAGACAAGCGGCGACCGGTCGAGCCCGGCGATATCCTTGTACTGGTGCGCAAGCGCGATGCTTTCGTCAATGCCCTGAACCGGGCGCTGAAGACTCTGGGGCGGATTCCGGTAGCCGGCGCCGACCGGCTGCGGCTGACCAGCCACATTGCCGTACAGGACCTGATGGCGCTGGGCCGGTTTCTGGTGCTGCCCGAAGACGACCTGTCGCTGGCAGCCGTTCTCAAGAGCCCGCTGTTCGACCTGAACGAAGAGGATGTGTTCACCCTTGCCGCAGGCCGCAACGAGGGCGAAACGGTCTGGCACCATCTCGAACGCCTTGCCCCCGCCGAGCCGCGTTTCGATGCGGTGCGAAGCCGGCTCAACCTGTTCAAGTCTCTCACCCGTCAGGACTCCGTGCATGATTTCTATGCACGGGTGCTCGGCTGCCATGGGGGGCGGCGACAGTATCTCGCCCGGCTGGGCTCCGAGGTCAGCGATATCCTCGACGAGTTCCTGAGTTTTGCGCTGGAGCACGAACAGGCGGGCCTCCCCGGCCTTCAGGCTTTTCTGGCGACGCTCGAAACCGAATCGCCGGAGGTCAAGCGCGAGCAGGACAAGGGGCGCGGCGAGGTCCGGATCATGACCGTGCATGCGGCCAAGGGGCTGGAGGCGCCGGTGGTTTTTCTCGTCGATGGCGGCGGCAAGGCCTTCGATACCAGGCACCTGCCGAAATTCCGGCTGCTGGAACTACCGGGGGAACCCGCGAAAATACCGGTCTGGGTTCCCGGCAAATCGGCGGAAAACAGTCTGACGGCAGCAGATGGCGCGCGGCTGAAAAATGCCGGCGAGGAAGAATATCGCCGCCTCCTCTATGTCGGCATGACGCGCGCCGCCGATCATCTGGTGATCTGCGGCTACCGGGGCAAGAACGAGGTGCCGGATTGCTGGCATGCGCTGGTTCGCACCGCCCTTTCCGCCAATGGCGACAGGACCGAAGAAGAGACCTTTTCCGGTCCCGAAGGGGAGTGGTCCGGCCTGTCCTGGCGCAAATCCGGCGAGCAGCAGGCCATGGCACCGGAAAGCCGTCCTGCAGCGCCGGTCGAGACGATGCCGATGCCCGCAGCGCTTTCCCGGCCGCTGCCCCGGGAAAATGCGCTGCCACGCCCCCTGAGCCCGTCCGAGGCCGGCGTGATCATCGACGAGGACGAGGGAGACACTCTGCTCGTCTCGCCGCTGTTCGGGGAAAAGAGCCGGGGCAATCGCGCTGCGGAACGGGGCCGCCTCACCCACCGCATGCTGCAGATCCTGCCCGAGCTGCCTGCCGCAGACCGTCGCGAGGCAGCCGCGCGCTATCTGGAGCGGGCAGCCCGGTTCTGGAAACGGGAAGAGCGGCAGGACCTGCTTGCGGCGGTGAACCGGCTGCTCGAGGTCCCCGCACTCGACATCCTGCTCGGGCCCGGCTCGCGTGCAGAAGTCGCCATCATGGGCACCTTGCGGCTCGGGCATCGCGACTATGCGATATCAGGCCGGATCGACCGGCTGGCCGTGACGGAAGACAGGGTGCTGGTGGCGGATTTCAAGACCAATCGCCAGCCGCCTGCAACCGCTGGCGAGATCCCGCTTTCCCATCGCGCCCAGCTGGCTATCTATCGCGACCTGCTCCAGCCGCTCTATCCCGGCAAGACCATCGACTGCCTGCTGGTCTATACGGAAACATCTGCACTTCTACGGCTTGATGACGCGTTGCTGGCGCGCAGTCTTGCCGAAATCACCCCAAAGTGA